In Liquorilactobacillus nagelii DSM 13675, the following proteins share a genomic window:
- a CDS encoding APC family permease, whose translation MWRYLKRLLIGRPLKTTDAGGQSLTKFKALALLSSDALSSVAYGTEQITTVLFVLSAAATWYALPAVGIVLILLFAITMSYRQIINAYPSGGGAYVVATKNWGTSIGLIAGGSLLVDYMLTVAVSVTSGTEAITSAIPLLRPYSIGIAIFIVLFIMTLNLRGMKDSASFLTLPVYTFVIVLLGMLGWGLFNIATGKLTYHAAAPVGSAVPGMTLILFLRAFSAGSSSLTGVEAISNAVPNFRKPRRKNAANTLAIMAALLGMFLIGVTFLSYYLGVMPNPDETVLSQIGSAVFGKGIFYYLLQFSTALILAVAANTGFSAFPILAYNLAKDKFMPHMYMDKGDRLAYSNGVISLAVGAIVLILIFHGQTSLLIPLYAVGVFVPFTLSQSGMIIHWLRERGHNWVLNSLVNLLGAAISLALVVFLFWLHFSNVWPYLIIMLVLLAGFYKIHAHYTMVASQLRLNNEQAQLHDYSGATVIVLVSSVTHVTTGAINYARSIGDYVIAMHVSFDTNPKKEHETAKEFKDSFPDVRFVDLHSSYRSVAGPVLRFCDVIAKDSAKKNYSTTVLVPQFVPRKPWQNILHNQTSLRLRAVLNSRENIIVSTYSYHLKK comes from the coding sequence ATGTGGCGTTATTTAAAACGGTTACTAATTGGAAGACCTCTTAAAACAACTGATGCGGGTGGCCAATCGCTGACAAAATTTAAAGCATTGGCTTTATTATCTTCGGATGCGCTGTCTTCAGTAGCATATGGGACTGAACAGATTACAACGGTTTTATTTGTTCTATCTGCAGCAGCAACTTGGTATGCTTTGCCAGCTGTGGGCATTGTGTTGATTTTATTGTTTGCAATTACAATGTCGTACCGGCAAATTATTAATGCTTATCCTTCTGGTGGGGGCGCCTATGTTGTTGCAACTAAGAACTGGGGTACTTCAATTGGTTTAATTGCCGGAGGATCTTTACTAGTTGATTACATGCTGACTGTAGCTGTTTCAGTGACATCTGGAACAGAGGCAATTACTTCGGCAATTCCATTGTTGCGTCCATACAGTATCGGAATTGCCATTTTTATCGTTTTGTTTATTATGACTTTGAATTTACGGGGCATGAAAGATTCTGCTTCGTTTCTAACCTTGCCAGTTTACACTTTTGTTATCGTTTTACTGGGAATGTTAGGCTGGGGACTATTCAACATTGCTACGGGTAAATTAACTTATCATGCAGCAGCACCGGTTGGTAGTGCTGTCCCGGGGATGACGTTGATTTTATTTTTAAGGGCTTTTTCTGCAGGTTCATCTTCCTTAACAGGTGTTGAGGCCATTAGTAATGCGGTACCAAATTTTAGAAAACCACGTCGAAAGAATGCAGCAAATACCTTGGCGATTATGGCAGCTTTATTAGGAATGTTTTTAATTGGAGTTACTTTTCTGAGTTATTATTTGGGTGTAATGCCGAATCCGGATGAAACGGTTTTGTCTCAAATTGGTTCAGCAGTTTTTGGTAAGGGGATTTTCTACTACTTATTGCAATTTTCAACGGCGTTAATTTTAGCGGTTGCAGCGAATACCGGTTTTTCTGCTTTTCCAATTTTAGCGTATAATCTTGCCAAGGATAAATTTATGCCGCATATGTATATGGATAAAGGAGACCGTTTAGCTTACTCTAATGGGGTTATTTCGTTAGCTGTCGGTGCAATTGTATTGATCCTTATTTTCCATGGGCAAACAAGTTTATTGATACCATTGTATGCAGTTGGGGTTTTTGTTCCATTTACTTTGTCACAATCTGGGATGATTATTCATTGGTTACGTGAACGCGGGCACAATTGGGTGCTCAATTCATTAGTTAATCTTTTGGGAGCAGCTATTTCGTTAGCTTTAGTTGTCTTCTTATTTTGGTTGCATTTTTCCAATGTTTGGCCGTACTTAATTATTATGTTGGTTTTATTAGCTGGATTTTACAAAATTCATGCTCATTATACAATGGTAGCGTCCCAGTTACGATTAAATAATGAACAGGCACAATTACATGATTACTCCGGTGCTACAGTTATTGTTTTAGTTAGTTCAGTAACTCATGTTACAACTGGTGCAATCAATTATGCACGTTCAATTGGTGATTATGTAATAGCTATGCATGTTTCATTTGATACTAATCCCAAAAAAGAACACGAAACAGCTAAGGAATTCAAGGATTCATTTCCTGACGTACGTTTTGTTGACTTACATTCTTCATATCGTTCAGTTGCCGGTCCAGTATTGCGCTTTTGTGATGTAATTGCTAAAGATTCAGCCAAAAAAAATTATTCGACAACTGTCTTAGTTCCACAATTTGTTCCACGCAAACCTTGGCAGAATATTTTGCATAATCAGACTAGTCTGCGATTACGTGCGGTTTTAAATTCACGTGAAAATATTATTGTTTCAACTTACAGTTATCACTTGAAAAAGTAA
- the hpf gene encoding ribosome hibernation-promoting factor, HPF/YfiA family: MLKYSIRGENIEVTAAIRDYIQKKLNKLEKYFEDTSNSTAHVNLKVYSDKTSKVEVTIPLPYLVLRAEETSPDMYASADLVTDKLERQIRKYKTKINRKSREKGFKGLSAVESAADKTATPKTDNKFDIVRTKRFSLKPMDSEEAVLQMDMLGHNFFIYEDAETNGINIVYRRKDGRYGLIEASED; this comes from the coding sequence ATGTTAAAATACAGTATTCGTGGTGAAAATATCGAAGTTACGGCTGCAATTCGAGATTATATTCAAAAGAAGTTAAATAAGTTGGAAAAATATTTTGAAGATACTTCGAATTCGACGGCACACGTTAATTTAAAAGTGTACTCAGATAAAACTTCCAAAGTAGAAGTAACGATTCCACTTCCATATTTGGTACTGCGTGCTGAAGAAACCTCACCCGATATGTATGCGAGTGCCGATTTGGTGACTGATAAACTTGAACGCCAAATTCGCAAATATAAGACAAAAATTAATCGCAAATCTCGCGAAAAGGGTTTTAAGGGTTTAAGTGCTGTTGAGTCAGCAGCTGATAAAACAGCAACTCCAAAAACAGATAATAAATTTGATATTGTAAGAACAAAACGTTTCTCGTTGAAACCGATGGATAGTGAAGAAGCCGTTTTACAGATGGATATGCTTGGACATAATTTCTTTATTTACGAAGATGCTGAAACTAATGGAATTAATATTGTTTATCGACGTAAAGATGGCCGGTATGGCTTGATTGAAGCTAGTGAGGATTAG
- a CDS encoding DEAD/DEAH box helicase translates to MQPENFYGRIVKGALDDISDIPSEAVKYPALKLYKRQIFCCRCHQTTNKVVAHLPNGDLYCPQCIQFGRVTSRDLLYTIAEPNLFPVQNNALTWIGKLSFLQQKCAMKLKLYAQQKKDFLLWAVTGAGKTEIMFPAIAAAIERRERVCWAAPRIDVCNEIYPRLQRAFQRTSIILLHGAKKTDYFYSQLVVCTTHQLLKFRAAFDLLIIDEADAFPFKDNPLLQLATKNCRKENSSLLLLTATPTAEMLQQVKQRKLILGYLPLRFHGHLLPVPQIMLLPNWKKQLQQKRIASKVIKSIEKWLILDLPILVFAPEISLLDQLKTSLQQLTAVKNLATVFAADPQRIEKVQKMRTDFFQLLVTTTILERGVTFPKVNVLVIGADEQVFTQEALVQIAGRAGRSQQHPTGEVIFVCSMMNRSLKRAIKQIKFLNREGAKLHGNKLS, encoded by the coding sequence ATGCAGCCAGAAAACTTTTATGGCCGAATAGTAAAAGGTGCACTCGATGATATTTCTGACATACCAAGCGAGGCAGTTAAATACCCAGCGCTTAAATTGTATAAACGACAAATTTTTTGCTGTCGTTGCCATCAGACGACAAATAAAGTTGTAGCACATTTGCCTAATGGTGATTTATACTGCCCTCAATGTATTCAGTTTGGTCGTGTAACATCTCGCGATTTATTATACACCATAGCCGAACCGAATTTATTTCCAGTTCAAAATAACGCTTTGACTTGGATTGGTAAGCTATCATTTTTGCAACAAAAATGTGCAATGAAATTAAAACTTTATGCACAACAAAAAAAGGATTTTTTGCTTTGGGCAGTTACTGGGGCTGGAAAAACTGAGATCATGTTTCCAGCGATTGCTGCTGCAATTGAAAGACGTGAAAGAGTTTGTTGGGCAGCTCCCCGAATTGATGTTTGTAACGAAATTTATCCTCGGCTACAGAGAGCTTTTCAAAGAACTTCAATTATTTTACTTCATGGAGCTAAAAAGACAGATTATTTTTATAGTCAATTAGTAGTTTGTACAACGCATCAACTCCTTAAGTTCCGGGCTGCTTTTGATCTATTGATTATTGACGAAGCTGATGCTTTTCCCTTTAAAGATAATCCATTGCTGCAATTGGCAACAAAAAATTGTCGAAAAGAAAATAGTAGTTTGTTGCTGTTGACGGCGACACCGACTGCTGAGATGCTGCAACAAGTTAAGCAAAGGAAATTAATATTAGGTTATTTGCCGCTCCGTTTTCATGGACACTTGTTACCAGTGCCGCAAATTATGCTTTTGCCTAATTGGAAAAAGCAACTGCAGCAAAAGAGGATAGCTAGCAAAGTAATTAAATCAATAGAAAAATGGTTAATTTTAGATTTGCCAATCTTGGTTTTTGCACCTGAAATTTCTTTGCTAGATCAATTAAAAACTAGTTTACAACAATTAACAGCAGTCAAAAATTTAGCTACAGTTTTTGCCGCTGATCCACAGCGAATTGAAAAAGTACAAAAAATGCGAACTGATTTTTTTCAATTGTTGGTCACAACAACAATTTTAGAACGAGGGGTAACTTTTCCAAAAGTAAATGTCTTGGTAATTGGAGCAGATGAGCAAGTGTTTACTCAAGAAGCTTTAGTTCAAATAGCTGGTCGAGCTGGTCGAAGTCAGCAACATCCAACAGGTGAAGTTATTTTTGTCTGTTCAATGATGAATCGTAGTTTGAAAAGAGCAATCAAACAAATTAAATTTTTAAACCGAGAAGGAGCAAAATTGCATGGCAATAAACTGTCCTAA
- a CDS encoding YigZ family protein, producing the protein MKKKFLTIATSAQANLFIKKSNFISYVKKTSTEADTQAFIEELKAVHPKAKHYCFAAIIGPTDQIQRASDNGEPSGTAGVPILNVLKKNQLHNVTAVVIRYFGGIKLGTGGLIRAYSNATSAAIEQAGIVYRIKATVVTVEIAYHQFDLLKNYFDQRKIELFNLTYLEKITLSFSVPSVKLQQTITEIKNLLNGQLLVKATTLKYIEVPYLPAKQKNDDNYFS; encoded by the coding sequence TTGAAAAAAAAATTTTTAACGATCGCTACAAGTGCTCAAGCAAACTTATTCATCAAAAAATCTAATTTTATTAGTTACGTCAAAAAAACAAGTACTGAAGCTGATACTCAAGCTTTCATTGAAGAATTAAAAGCGGTACATCCTAAAGCAAAGCACTATTGTTTTGCCGCAATTATCGGGCCAACAGATCAAATCCAACGTGCCAGTGACAATGGAGAACCTTCTGGGACAGCTGGTGTTCCAATTCTCAATGTTTTAAAAAAAAATCAACTGCATAATGTTACGGCAGTTGTGATTCGTTATTTTGGTGGAATTAAATTAGGTACTGGTGGTTTAATTAGAGCCTATAGTAATGCAACTAGTGCTGCCATTGAACAAGCTGGTATTGTCTACCGAATTAAAGCAACTGTGGTCACCGTTGAAATAGCTTATCATCAATTTGATTTATTAAAAAATTATTTTGATCAGAGAAAAATCGAGCTCTTTAATCTGACTTATTTGGAAAAAATCACATTAAGTTTTTCAGTTCCGAGTGTTAAACTCCAGCAAACCATTACCGAAATAAAAAATTTATTAAACGGTCAGCTCTTAGTTAAAGCAACTACTCTAAAATATATTGAAGTTCCCTATCTTCCAGCTAAACAAAAAAATGACGACAATTACTTTTCATAA
- the prfB gene encoding peptide chain release factor 2 (programmed frameshift), with product MEISEAKKMIENMKRKVQDFRGSLDLEALNEKISENEAQMADPDFWNDQSAAQKVIDETNILKTKFDNFKVLSDAVDELEILTELLKEDPTDQETQTELNNKLTIVQQKLQAYQLELLLNGKYDSHNALLEIHPGAGGTESQDWGSMLLRMYDRWGQQHHFKVEVLDYLAGEEAGLKSVTLQFSGKNAYGYLRSEKGVHRLVRISPFDAAGRRHTSFASVNVMPELDDSVEIELRPEDIKMEVFRSSGAGGQHINKTSSAVRLIHIPTGIVVSSQAQRSQFQNRATAESMLRARLYQLKLEEQAKKKAAIQGQQLEIGWGSQIRSYVFHPYSMVKDHRTGYETGNIQSVMDGDLDGFINAYLQSKLSAQNPD from the exons ATGGAAATTAGTGAAGCAAAAAAAATGATTGAGAATATGAAACGAAAAGTCCAAGACTTTAGGGGGTCTCTT GACTTAGAGGCCTTGAATGAAAAGATTTCTGAGAATGAAGCTCAAATGGCTGACCCAGATTTTTGGAATGATCAGAGTGCTGCTCAAAAAGTTATTGATGAAACTAATATATTAAAGACTAAATTTGATAATTTTAAAGTTTTGAGTGATGCGGTTGACGAATTAGAAATTCTGACTGAATTATTAAAAGAAGACCCAACAGATCAAGAAACGCAAACAGAATTAAATAACAAGTTGACAATTGTTCAGCAAAAATTGCAAGCATATCAACTAGAATTATTGTTGAATGGGAAATATGATTCACATAATGCTTTATTAGAAATTCATCCAGGTGCTGGTGGAACCGAATCGCAAGATTGGGGTTCAATGTTATTGAGAATGTATGACCGTTGGGGACAACAACACCACTTTAAAGTGGAGGTTTTGGATTATTTAGCGGGAGAAGAAGCTGGTCTTAAGAGCGTAACTCTACAATTTAGTGGGAAAAACGCTTATGGCTATCTACGTAGTGAAAAAGGCGTGCATCGTTTAGTTCGAATTTCACCGTTTGATGCAGCTGGACGACGCCATACCTCCTTTGCTTCGGTGAACGTGATGCCTGAGTTAGACGACAGTGTTGAAATTGAATTGCGACCTGAAGACATTAAAATGGAAGTTTTTCGTTCTAGTGGTGCGGGTGGGCAGCATATCAATAAAACGTCTTCTGCAGTTCGTTTGATTCATATTCCTACTGGAATTGTTGTTTCCAGTCAAGCACAGCGTTCCCAGTTTCAAAATCGGGCAACAGCCGAGAGTATGTTGCGAGCACGTCTTTATCAATTAAAATTAGAAGAACAAGCGAAAAAAAAGGCAGCAATCCAGGGGCAACAGCTCGAAATTGGATGGGGTTCACAAATTCGTTCTTATGTTTTTCATCCTTATTCAATGGTTAAGGATCATCGTACAGGATACGAAACTGGAAATATCCAGTCAGTGATGGATGGTGATTTGGATGGGTTCATCAACGCTTATTTACAATCGAAACTAAGTGCACAAAACCCAGACTGA
- a CDS encoding ComF family protein, protein MAINCPKCQRKLANKSILQWFFSWQSPIPTVKLCERCLAEFISLAGQIICQGCGRLQKNESLCLDCQKWQQQIDGKLLNNRALYSYNQSMKDYFFNYKFQGNYQYRSYFQSELTATAKDYFKQGWWLVPIPVSDITWQRRGFNQVEGLIKRLLYQPILRVKPLYEKETQSSKNRQERLSMPQPFELKATVQLNGEKILLIDDVYTTGRTLYHAREVLLTAGAIKVKSLTLAR, encoded by the coding sequence ATGGCAATAAACTGTCCTAAGTGTCAACGTAAACTGGCAAATAAATCAATACTTCAGTGGTTCTTTAGCTGGCAGTCACCAATACCAACTGTCAAACTTTGTGAGAGATGTTTGGCTGAATTTATTAGCCTGGCCGGACAGATTATTTGCCAAGGATGCGGCCGGCTACAAAAAAATGAAAGCTTATGTCTTGATTGCCAAAAATGGCAACAACAAATTGATGGTAAATTGTTAAATAATCGCGCACTGTATAGTTATAATCAATCAATGAAAGATTACTTTTTCAATTACAAATTCCAAGGAAATTATCAATATCGTTCCTATTTTCAATCAGAATTAACAGCTACTGCTAAAGACTATTTTAAACAAGGGTGGTGGCTAGTGCCAATTCCCGTTTCAGATATAACCTGGCAACGTCGAGGATTTAATCAGGTTGAAGGCTTAATAAAGAGGCTCTTATATCAGCCAATCTTACGCGTTAAACCTTTATATGAAAAAGAAACACAATCAAGTAAAAATCGGCAAGAGCGTTTAAGCATGCCACAGCCATTTGAACTGAAAGCAACTGTCCAATTAAACGGAGAAAAGATTTTATTAATCGATGATGTTTATACAACCGGAAGAACTCTTTATCATGCTCGTGAAGTTTTGTTGACAGCTGGAGCAATAAAAGTTAAATCGCTTACTTTAGCCAGATGA
- a CDS encoding glycosyltransferase family 4 protein, with protein sequence MSIIIASLLAAGVLAFILTPLVRSLAFKLGAVDKPNARRVNKVTMPTMGGLAIFIAFNLVNFFILRQQYPPQQLWTLFAAELTIIATGIIDDIYELTPKQKLFGITVAALIVYFFSGIRMTTLTLPFLGTIDLGWFSLPVTLIWILAITNAVNLIDGLDGLAVGVAIIALITSGITGYLFLNVTGTYVSIMMFTLVGSLVGFLPYNFHPAKIYLGDTGALFIGFMISIFSLYGLKNATFITIVIPVIILGVPITDTVYAILRRVLNKKPISQADKHHLHHRLMEIGLSHTQTVLVIYGIALIFSCIALLYPFSNLLGSILLTIATLFGLELFVESIGLVGSQRRPLINWIGRLFKTKNKKNK encoded by the coding sequence ATGTCTATTATTATTGCGTCTTTACTTGCGGCTGGGGTGTTAGCGTTTATCTTAACCCCGCTCGTGCGCAGTTTAGCATTTAAGCTAGGTGCAGTGGACAAGCCTAATGCTCGGCGGGTCAACAAAGTAACAATGCCGACAATGGGGGGATTAGCGATTTTTATCGCTTTCAATCTCGTAAATTTTTTTATTCTGCGCCAGCAATATCCACCACAACAACTGTGGACATTATTTGCGGCTGAATTGACAATCATTGCTACGGGGATTATTGATGATATCTATGAATTAACTCCAAAACAAAAATTATTTGGAATTACTGTTGCGGCACTAATCGTTTATTTCTTCAGTGGAATTAGGATGACTACCTTAACGTTACCTTTTCTGGGGACAATCGATTTAGGATGGTTTAGTTTGCCAGTAACGCTGATTTGGATTTTAGCGATTACTAATGCAGTTAATTTGATTGATGGACTTGATGGTTTGGCAGTCGGAGTAGCAATAATTGCTTTGATCACGAGCGGCATCACCGGTTACTTGTTTTTAAATGTTACAGGCACCTATGTATCGATTATGATGTTTACTTTAGTTGGATCGTTAGTTGGATTTTTACCTTATAATTTTCATCCAGCAAAAATTTATTTGGGCGATACAGGAGCTTTATTTATTGGCTTTATGATTTCAATTTTTTCACTTTATGGCTTAAAAAATGCGACCTTTATTACGATTGTAATCCCAGTAATAATTTTGGGTGTACCAATCACAGATACGGTTTATGCCATTTTGCGACGAGTTTTAAATAAAAAGCCAATTTCACAGGCCGATAAACATCACTTACATCATCGGTTAATGGAAATTGGTTTGAGCCATACTCAAACGGTATTGGTAATTTATGGCATTGCTTTAATTTTTTCCTGTATTGCTTTACTTTACCCGTTTTCAAATTTATTAGGATCAATTTTGTTAACCATTGCGACTTTATTTGGTTTAGAACTTTTTGTTGAGTCAATTGGTTTGGTGGGATCACAGCGTCGACCTTTAATTAACTGGATTGGAAGACTATTTAAAACTAAAAACAAAAAAAATAAGTGA
- the secA gene encoding preprotein translocase subunit SecA, whose amino-acid sequence MVNVLRKWVESDKREIKRLAKIADKVETHAEKMAALSDEELKAQTPALKKRYQAGETLDDLLPEAFAVVREGAKRVLGLYPFRVQIYGGVVLHEGNIAEMKTGEGKTLTATMPVYLNALAGKGVHVVTVNEYLAQRDATEMGELYTWLGLTVGLNIASKSSDEKREAYNCDITYSTNSELGFDYLRDNMVVYREDMVQRPLNFVVVDEVDSILIDEARTPLIISGQAEPTTALYIRTDRFAKTLTEKKDYKIDLESKSVALTEQGIRKAEKYFGLANLYDPDNTALTHHLDNALRANFIMLRDKDYVVSDGEVMIVDQFTGRIMEGRRYSDGLHQAIEAKERVEIQQETKTMANITYQNYFRMYKKIAGMTGTAKTEDEEFREIYNMEVTTIPTNKPVIRDDRPDLLYPTLKSKFKAVVEDIQQRHEKGQPILVGTVAVETSELLAKLLDQAGIAHSVLNAKNHAKEAEIIMNAGQRGAVTIATNMAGRGTDIKLGPGVREVGGLAVIGTERHESRRIDNQLRGRSGRQGDPGVTQFYLSLEDDLMLRFGSERVKALLERFKVADEDAVIQSKMISRQVESAQKRVEGNNYDTRKQVLQYDDVMREQREVIYSQRQQVIMEDESLKSVIMPMVKRTVEHIVQMHTQGEQKDWNLQAIIDFAIAAMVNEDSIAVNDLTGKKSEEIINYLMDRAESNYRLKEKQLYDAAQMLEFEKVVILRVVDSRWMDHIDEMDQLRQSIGLRGYGQLNPLVEYQTDGFRMFEQMIGDIEYDVTRLFLKAEIRQDIHR is encoded by the coding sequence ATGGTAAATGTCCTTAGAAAATGGGTTGAAAGCGACAAAAGAGAAATTAAAAGGTTAGCAAAAATTGCTGACAAAGTTGAAACTCATGCTGAAAAAATGGCAGCTTTGAGTGATGAAGAATTAAAAGCACAAACACCAGCGTTAAAAAAACGTTACCAAGCCGGAGAAACACTAGATGATTTATTACCTGAAGCGTTTGCGGTTGTACGTGAAGGTGCCAAACGGGTTTTAGGCTTATATCCGTTTAGAGTCCAGATTTACGGTGGAGTAGTTTTGCATGAAGGTAATATTGCTGAAATGAAAACTGGTGAAGGAAAAACTTTAACAGCTACAATGCCGGTTTATTTAAATGCGCTGGCTGGTAAAGGAGTTCATGTAGTTACGGTTAATGAATATTTAGCTCAGCGTGATGCAACCGAGATGGGCGAATTATATACTTGGTTAGGTTTGACTGTTGGGTTAAACATTGCTAGTAAATCGTCCGATGAAAAACGAGAGGCCTATAACTGCGATATAACATATTCGACTAACAGTGAGTTAGGATTTGATTATTTACGTGATAACATGGTTGTTTATCGTGAAGATATGGTTCAACGACCATTGAATTTTGTGGTTGTTGATGAGGTTGATTCAATTTTGATTGATGAAGCAAGGACTCCTTTGATTATTTCGGGTCAAGCTGAACCGACAACTGCTTTGTATATTCGAACTGATCGTTTTGCTAAAACTTTGACCGAAAAGAAGGATTATAAAATTGACTTAGAGTCAAAATCGGTTGCTTTAACTGAGCAAGGAATCCGCAAAGCTGAAAAATATTTTGGCTTAGCTAATCTATACGATCCTGATAATACTGCTTTGACCCATCATTTGGACAATGCTTTGCGAGCAAACTTTATTATGTTGCGTGATAAAGATTATGTGGTCTCAGATGGAGAAGTAATGATTGTTGATCAGTTTACTGGTCGGATTATGGAAGGTCGTCGTTATTCTGATGGACTACACCAAGCTATTGAAGCTAAGGAACGAGTTGAGATTCAACAAGAAACCAAAACCATGGCGAATATCACCTATCAGAACTATTTTCGGATGTATAAGAAAATCGCTGGAATGACCGGAACAGCTAAAACAGAAGATGAAGAATTCCGCGAAATTTATAATATGGAAGTCACCACAATTCCAACGAATAAACCAGTGATTCGTGATGATCGGCCTGATTTATTGTATCCAACGCTTAAAAGTAAATTTAAGGCTGTTGTAGAAGATATTCAACAACGTCATGAAAAAGGTCAACCGATTCTGGTGGGAACAGTGGCAGTTGAAACTTCAGAATTATTAGCCAAGTTATTGGATCAAGCTGGTATTGCACATTCAGTTTTAAATGCTAAGAATCATGCAAAAGAAGCAGAAATTATTATGAATGCTGGCCAACGTGGTGCGGTTACAATTGCGACTAATATGGCGGGCCGAGGAACGGACATTAAATTAGGACCAGGAGTGCGCGAGGTTGGTGGTTTGGCAGTTATTGGTACTGAACGACATGAATCACGCCGAATTGACAATCAGTTACGTGGCCGTTCTGGTCGTCAGGGCGATCCAGGAGTTACACAGTTCTATCTTTCTTTAGAAGACGATCTAATGTTGCGTTTTGGTTCAGAGCGAGTTAAAGCTTTATTGGAACGATTCAAAGTAGCAGATGAAGATGCGGTCATTCAAAGTAAAATGATTAGCAGGCAAGTTGAATCAGCTCAGAAGCGAGTTGAAGGTAATAATTATGATACACGTAAGCAGGTTCTGCAATACGATGATGTTATGCGTGAACAACGTGAAGTAATTTACTCGCAAAGACAGCAAGTAATTATGGAAGATGAATCATTAAAATCGGTAATTATGCCGATGGTTAAACGAACCGTTGAACATATTGTTCAAATGCACACCCAAGGTGAGCAAAAAGATTGGAATTTACAAGCGATTATTGATTTTGCAATTGCTGCGATGGTTAATGAGGATAGTATAGCAGTGAATGATTTAACTGGTAAAAAATCTGAGGAAATCATTAATTATTTGATGGACCGTGCTGAATCAAATTATCGTTTGAAAGAAAAACAGCTTTACGATGCTGCTCAAATGCTGGAATTTGAAAAAGTTGTCATTTTACGAGTAGTTGACTCACGGTGGATGGATCATATCGATGAAATGGATCAATTGCGTCAATCGATTGGTTTACGGGGCTATGGTCAGTTAAATCCATTAGTTGAATATCAAACTGATGGTTTTAGAATGTTTGAACAAATGATTGGTGATATTGAATACGATGTAACACGTCTGTTTTTAAAGGCTGAAATTCGGCAAGATATTCATCGTTAA